The window GTCTATGCTGTCATAAGGCCTGAACTGAGCCTTGCCTAACATCGCAAGTACCTTGGTTATCGCCGCCGTAAGCGTGGTCTTGCCATGGTCTACATGCCCTATCGTGCCTATGTTTACATGGGGCTTTACTCTCTCAAATTTGGCCTTTGCCATCTGTACCTCCGATTCTGGATTTTAAAGAGGGAAACAAGGCTTCCCCTTTAGATCCGCAAAATTATTATAAAATATTTACTCTTTCAATTTCNNNNNNNNNNGGATTGAACCGCTTACCTCGTCCTTACCAAGGACGTGCTCTGCCAACTGAGCTACATGGGCGTGGAGCGGGAAACGGGATTCGAACCCGCGACCCTCGGCTTGGAAGGCCGACGCTCTACCGCTGAGCTACTCCCGCATTATTAATAAATTGTTTAAACCATTCAAAAAGTTTGAACAGCTTAAACACTTATAAATGGAGAGGGGAGGATTCGAACCTCCGAAGGCATAAGCCGGCAGATTTACAGTCTGCTCCCTTTGGCCACTCGGGAACCTCTCCACTTGAAAATCAGGAGTCAGAGTATTTTGCCGACTCCCTGTATCTCACCTCTTCTATCTGGAGCCACCAGAGGGATTCGAACCCCCGACCCGCTGATTACAAATCAGCTGCTCTACCTGCTGAGCTATGGTGGCTTTTAAAAACAGAGAGAAAATAAGCAGTCTTTAATAGTTTATGCAACAATATTATAACAAGTCAAGTTTTAAAAAACAAGGTTAAAATTTTCCCGGATATCAGAGTAGGATCAAATCATCCTCTGTCTCAACGCCTCAAATACTATTATACCGGTTGCAACAGAGACATTCAAAGAATTAACCTTTCCAAGCATGGGAATAAATACTATCTCATCACATAGTTTAAGCACCGTCTCTCTTATACCCCTTCCCTCAGAACCCATAATAAGACCAATCTTTCCTCTGAGGTCTACCTGCCACAGATTCTTCTCTGCCTTTATATCTGCACCGATAATTGTGAAACCTTCTTTTTTAAAGGCATTAATTGAATATTTAATATTATTTTCCATAACAATATCCACATATTCATAGGCACCTGCAGAGCTCTTTATCACCTCTGGCGAGATTCCAGCCTGTCTGTATTTCTGAATAACAACTCCATCTGC is drawn from Thermodesulfovibrionales bacterium and contains these coding sequences:
- a CDS encoding GTP-binding protein, whose translation is MAKAKFERVKPHVNIGTIGHVDHGKTTLTAAITKVLAMLGKAQFRPYDSID
- the rlmB gene encoding 23S rRNA (guanosine(2251)-2'-O)-methyltransferase RlmB; this translates as MTKQSGRSDYEMICGLNPVKEALRARRVKELYISETRKKGLEEILELSKKANITVKWVENSFFDVRFQKGHQSVAALVKKKKVLDTGDLLKKIESRESALVIILDEIEDPRNLGAILRVADAAGADGVVIQKYRQAGISPEVIKSSAGAYEYVDIVMENNIKYSINAFKKEGFTIIGADIKAEKNLWQVDLRGKIGLIMGSEGRGIRETVLKLCDEIVFIPMLGKVNSLNVSVATGIIVFEALRQRMI